In one Spirosoma rigui genomic region, the following are encoded:
- a CDS encoding Maf family protein: MLSLRYPLVLASGSPRRKQLMTDAGFQFTIETRPTDELFPATMPADEVAEYLARQKADEFRADLGNRIVLCADTVVILDDQILNKPQDEADARRMLRALSGRTHRVRTGVCILTPDGMVSFTDETTVLFAALTDDEITYYIRTCKPFDKAGSYGAQDFIGLVGIDRLDGSFYTVMGLPTHRVYQALKQYTVQ; the protein is encoded by the coding sequence ATGCTATCACTACGTTACCCGCTTGTTCTGGCGTCGGGGTCGCCCCGCCGGAAGCAGCTCATGACCGATGCCGGATTTCAATTCACCATTGAAACCCGCCCTACCGACGAACTCTTTCCGGCTACGATGCCCGCCGATGAGGTAGCCGAATACCTGGCCCGGCAGAAGGCCGACGAGTTTCGCGCCGATCTGGGCAACCGAATCGTACTCTGCGCCGATACGGTCGTTATCCTCGACGACCAGATTCTGAACAAACCACAGGACGAAGCCGATGCCCGGCGTATGCTGCGTGCCCTGTCGGGTCGGACTCACCGCGTCCGGACGGGCGTTTGTATCCTGACACCCGATGGGATGGTGTCCTTCACCGACGAGACAACGGTGCTGTTTGCAGCCCTGACCGACGATGAGATCACGTATTACATCCGGACCTGCAAACCCTTCGACAAGGCCGGTTCCTACGGCGCGCAGGACTTCATTGGCCTGGTTGGTATTGACCGGCTGGACGGATCTTTTTATACGGTTATGGGCCTGCCGACGCACCGGGTCTATCAGGCCCTAAAGCAATACACGGTCCAGTAA
- a CDS encoding GNAT family N-acetyltransferase — MHDILTFRRATEADLPAIIRMLADDPLGALRETVTLPLPAGYRDAFDRIDGDPNQELTVAELNGQLVGTFQLTFIQYLTHRGGLRAQIEAVRVQSGYRGKGIGAKLFAYAFDRAREAGCHVVQLTTDKQRPRAIQFYESLGFVATHEGMKRPL, encoded by the coding sequence ATGCACGATATACTGACGTTCCGCCGGGCTACGGAGGCCGATCTGCCTGCCATTATCCGGATGCTTGCTGATGATCCGCTGGGCGCTCTGCGGGAAACTGTAACGCTGCCGCTTCCGGCTGGGTACAGGGACGCCTTCGACCGGATCGACGGCGACCCGAACCAGGAGCTGACGGTTGCCGAACTGAACGGGCAGCTCGTTGGCACCTTCCAACTGACGTTTATTCAGTACCTGACGCATCGGGGCGGATTGCGGGCCCAGATCGAAGCGGTGCGCGTGCAGTCGGGGTACCGCGGCAAAGGCATCGGCGCCAAACTGTTTGCCTACGCCTTTGACAGAGCCAGAGAAGCGGGATGCCACGTAGTGCAGCTAACCACCGACAAACAGCGCCCCCGGGCCATCCAGTTTTACGAGTCGCTGGGGTTTGTAGCTACGCACGAAGGCATGAAACGGCCACTGTAG
- a CDS encoding rhodanese-like domain-containing protein — translation MMSLLQSLFGRSVPGVLDNVIAEGAVIIDVRSPGEFASGHAKGAVNIPLDQLQAKLATINGYRKPLILCCASGMRSARAKSFLAGLGVPNLHDAGSWRNLP, via the coding sequence ATGATGAGTCTACTACAATCATTGTTTGGCCGTTCAGTACCCGGCGTTCTGGATAACGTAATCGCCGAGGGTGCCGTAATCATCGACGTACGCTCGCCGGGTGAGTTTGCTTCCGGTCATGCCAAAGGAGCGGTCAATATTCCCCTGGACCAGCTGCAGGCGAAACTGGCCACTATCAACGGCTACCGGAAACCACTTATCCTGTGCTGCGCGTCGGGTATGCGCAGTGCCCGCGCCAAATCGTTTCTGGCCGGCCTGGGTGTACCCAACCTGCACGATGCGGGCAGCTGGCGCAATCTGCCGTAA
- a CDS encoding beta propeller repeat protein encodes MKTLLYCSLLALIFSCNKAETEVDAPSPDFPDYADWHVIQSPVDRIIVGVWGDYDKTMLISTMFQLFRSTDRGKTWQQVVEQQLGLFSVVVYLDTLFTMTTRVGESALASADKFSVDDGQTWQLYRGRNPVFEPNGGPNQPFPINPVTAANGTSYRINRVFLDGPTATVGTFETPGVITGIERRIDLPQLHQLQSLYLDAKQRLYITATDAVCGRGDSGQPFSFCNSKGGRGVVYISKQPLP; translated from the coding sequence ATGAAAACACTGCTGTACTGCTCTTTACTGGCGCTGATTTTTTCCTGTAACAAGGCGGAGACCGAGGTGGATGCACCATCGCCCGACTTTCCCGATTACGCAGACTGGCACGTCATTCAGTCGCCCGTCGACAGGATCATTGTGGGTGTTTGGGGCGATTACGACAAGACGATGCTCATCTCGACCATGTTCCAGCTCTTCCGTTCCACCGACCGGGGGAAAACCTGGCAACAGGTTGTGGAGCAACAGCTTGGCCTGTTTAGCGTAGTAGTCTATCTGGATACCCTCTTCACGATGACTACACGAGTGGGAGAAAGCGCACTGGCAAGTGCCGATAAATTTAGTGTCGACGATGGCCAGACCTGGCAGCTTTACCGGGGCCGAAATCCAGTTTTCGAACCCAACGGTGGTCCTAACCAACCCTTCCCCATCAATCCGGTCACTGCGGCTAACGGCACGAGCTACCGGATCAACAGGGTTTTTCTTGATGGACCGACGGCCACGGTTGGCACATTTGAAACACCCGGTGTAATCACCGGCATAGAACGCCGGATCGACCTCCCCCAATTGCATCAGTTACAAAGCCTGTATCTCGATGCTAAACAACGTCTTTATATAACCGCTACGGATGCCGTTTGTGGCCGGGGCGATTCCGGCCAGCCTTTTTCCTTCTGCAATAGCAAAGGGGGCCGGGGCGTCGTCTACATATCCAAACAGCCACTTCCCTAA
- a CDS encoding TonB family protein — MSRSFLNKMAGAGQTDGPPPQSRRRLRMSIDCCVFTLLVWATLGHSQAQPFVRDPSSTPDRIVHIVVEKRPEFPGGAAKLTQYLRKTSYRATAGESDVETRVFLNFIVSETGVLEEIRVLKGIDPRTDAAALRLVKAMPKWIPARNGGRSVACRVYLPVRFVVPATNSYTAMLLRIIR, encoded by the coding sequence ATGAGTCGCTCTTTTCTCAACAAGATGGCGGGTGCCGGTCAGACAGACGGGCCCCCGCCCCAATCCCGGCGTCGTCTCCGTATGTCAATAGACTGTTGCGTGTTCACCTTACTGGTTTGGGCAACGCTGGGGCATTCGCAGGCGCAACCGTTTGTGCGTGATCCCAGTTCAACGCCGGATCGGATCGTGCATATCGTCGTCGAGAAGCGACCTGAATTTCCGGGTGGTGCAGCAAAACTGACGCAGTACCTGCGGAAAACCAGCTACCGCGCTACCGCTGGCGAGAGCGACGTAGAAACCCGCGTCTTTCTTAATTTCATTGTCAGCGAGACGGGGGTGCTGGAGGAGATTCGGGTGCTGAAAGGCATTGACCCACGTACCGATGCCGCAGCGTTGCGTCTCGTGAAGGCAATGCCTAAATGGATACCGGCCCGCAACGGCGGACGATCTGTTGCCTGCCGGGTTTACCTGCCCGTCCGCTTCGTGGTGCCAGCTACCAACAGTTATACAGCAATGCTGTTGAGAATTATCCGGTAG
- a CDS encoding DUF433 domain-containing protein, whose protein sequence is MNTLVANWEEEFRQSRIVVMPNGEGYIKEVDVKVWDILHQLAQGLTERQLQQQYPLLTESDLRACGLFGYFSAVKKI, encoded by the coding sequence ATGAACACGTTAGTAGCCAATTGGGAAGAAGAATTCCGGCAAAGTCGCATCGTTGTTATGCCGAACGGCGAAGGGTATATAAAAGAAGTGGACGTGAAGGTGTGGGATATACTGCACCAACTGGCCCAGGGGTTGACCGAGCGTCAGCTTCAGCAGCAGTACCCACTGTTGACCGAGTCGGATTTGCGGGCTTGTGGGCTGTTTGGCTATTTCAGCGCCGTCAAAAAGATATGA
- a CDS encoding glycosyl hydrolase, with amino-acid sequence MKHLVALCLTLPLAVQVGLGQTRQQDPPASGGMALLRQQFGTPPDAAKPRVWWHWMNGNITKEGIQKDLEWMKRVGIGGFQNFDASLMTPAVVPKKLVFMTPEWKDAFRFTTELARKLQLEMAIAGSPGWSVTGGPWVPPGDAMKKYVWTETRVASGQVFTGKLPQPAATTGNFQHIPLPPGGGGFGGTVGVLPTFYQDAAVVAYRVPGNETLLSALKPKVSSSGGTFTLPELTDGDLTNASPLPPVEVGQDMWIQYEFDRPQTFRALTIVGASSGGVLAEFNGAPTNRALQVSDDGVTFREVRTIPGSTVAQNTLSIPPTTGRYFRFTFKTLPPAGNRFAALMGGDDKPGKPEGVNVAELVLHTTDRIDKFEEKAGFSPWWEETLATAPTGAAAIPAEDVVDLTAKMRADGSLNWTAPAGTEGSWVIMRMGYSLTGRQNHPASPEATGLEVDKLDKVAVRTYIDTYLDMYKDATGGQLGKQGLEYMVLDSYEAGAMTWTKAMPEEFAKRRGYSLIPWLPVLTGRVVKSTEASEKFLWDYRRTIGEMIADNHYDVIGDALHQRGMKRYTESHENKRIYLADGMDVKRNADIPMSAMWTPGSLGEGSNEEPRSQADIRESASVAHIYGQNLVAAESMTSVGNAFSFHPEKLKRTADLEMASGLNRFVVHTSVHQPLDDKIPGFSLGPFGQYFTRHETWAEQAKAWTGYLGRSCYLLQQGKPVVDVLYFYGENNNITQLCATKLPDLPAGYAYDFVNATALKTALRVEGGMIMAKSGQPYRLLVLDASARYMTLPTLKKLGELVKAGMHVTGTKPEQSPSLSDSPAEFTALVNQIWSQPTVSAKPVDVVLSGMGIARDVDVVGNAAEVLYVHRRTAGQDIYWLNSRSDAPNEARISFRVAGKVPHLWNPQTGKTESVSYQVKDGHTIIPLRFESWDAFFIVFDEKSTVAAYTIPAVTESVVARLDDRWNVSFQEGRGAPQAATFSKLASWTDNAEAGIKYFSGTATYEQSVDIPAVNKGASYRLDLGDVKNLAEVIVNGKNMGIVWKKPFRLPITDALKAGVNTVQIKVTNLWVNRLIGDAQPGVTNKITFTTIPFYRANAPLLPSGLLGPVRVLASSPAAPAKAEITQKR; translated from the coding sequence ATGAAGCACCTCGTCGCCCTTTGTTTGACCCTTCCCCTCGCTGTTCAGGTCGGTCTTGGCCAGACCAGGCAGCAGGACCCGCCTGCTTCGGGTGGAATGGCTCTCCTCCGGCAGCAATTTGGTACCCCGCCCGACGCGGCTAAACCACGCGTGTGGTGGCACTGGATGAATGGCAACATCACCAAAGAAGGAATTCAGAAAGATCTGGAATGGATGAAGCGGGTGGGTATTGGCGGTTTTCAGAACTTCGACGCCAGCTTGATGACGCCCGCTGTCGTACCCAAAAAACTGGTGTTCATGACGCCTGAGTGGAAAGACGCGTTCAGATTCACCACCGAACTGGCCCGGAAATTACAGCTCGAAATGGCCATTGCCGGTTCGCCCGGATGGAGCGTGACAGGTGGCCCGTGGGTACCCCCCGGCGACGCGATGAAAAAGTACGTCTGGACCGAAACCCGGGTTGCCAGTGGCCAGGTATTTACCGGTAAACTACCCCAGCCGGCGGCTACTACGGGTAATTTTCAGCACATACCCCTGCCGCCCGGCGGAGGGGGCTTCGGCGGAACGGTAGGGGTTCTGCCAACCTTCTACCAGGACGCGGCCGTTGTTGCCTACCGCGTGCCCGGCAACGAAACCTTACTGTCGGCGCTCAAACCGAAGGTTTCATCCAGTGGGGGAACGTTCACCCTCCCCGAGTTGACCGATGGTGACCTGACCAATGCCAGCCCGCTGCCGCCTGTGGAAGTAGGGCAGGATATGTGGATTCAGTACGAGTTCGACCGGCCGCAGACGTTCAGGGCACTGACCATTGTGGGTGCCAGCAGTGGCGGTGTGCTGGCCGAATTCAACGGTGCCCCTACCAACCGGGCGTTGCAGGTAAGCGACGACGGCGTCACGTTTCGGGAAGTCAGAACGATTCCGGGCAGTACGGTGGCGCAAAATACGCTGAGCATTCCGCCCACAACGGGCCGGTATTTCCGCTTTACGTTCAAAACCCTGCCGCCCGCTGGCAACCGCTTTGCTGCGTTGATGGGCGGTGACGACAAACCGGGTAAACCCGAGGGCGTTAACGTAGCCGAGCTGGTACTGCACACCACGGACCGCATCGACAAGTTCGAAGAAAAAGCGGGTTTCAGCCCCTGGTGGGAGGAAACTCTGGCGACGGCCCCGACTGGTGCCGCTGCCATTCCAGCGGAGGACGTAGTGGATTTAACGGCGAAGATGCGTGCCGACGGTAGCCTGAACTGGACCGCACCCGCCGGCACCGAAGGCAGCTGGGTAATTATGCGGATGGGCTATTCGCTCACCGGGCGGCAAAACCACCCTGCTTCGCCCGAAGCAACGGGGCTGGAAGTCGATAAACTGGATAAGGTAGCCGTTCGTACCTACATTGATACGTACCTCGATATGTACAAAGACGCCACGGGCGGGCAGCTGGGTAAGCAGGGGCTGGAATACATGGTGCTGGACAGCTACGAAGCCGGCGCCATGACCTGGACCAAAGCCATGCCCGAGGAGTTTGCCAAACGGCGTGGCTACAGTCTTATTCCCTGGCTCCCGGTGTTGACGGGCCGGGTGGTGAAAAGCACCGAAGCGAGCGAGAAGTTTCTGTGGGATTACCGCCGGACCATCGGGGAGATGATCGCCGACAATCACTACGACGTGATCGGCGACGCGCTGCATCAGCGGGGCATGAAACGCTATACCGAATCGCACGAGAACAAACGGATTTACCTGGCCGATGGTATGGACGTGAAGCGGAACGCCGATATTCCGATGTCGGCTATGTGGACGCCCGGCAGTCTGGGGGAGGGTAGCAACGAAGAGCCGCGTAGCCAGGCCGATATTCGTGAGTCGGCATCGGTGGCGCATATTTATGGGCAGAACCTGGTCGCGGCAGAATCCATGACATCGGTAGGCAACGCCTTCAGTTTTCACCCCGAGAAGTTAAAGCGCACCGCCGATCTGGAAATGGCGTCGGGTCTGAACCGCTTCGTGGTACACACCTCCGTTCACCAGCCACTAGACGACAAGATACCCGGCTTTTCACTAGGACCCTTCGGTCAGTATTTTACCCGCCACGAAACCTGGGCCGAGCAGGCCAAAGCCTGGACCGGTTATCTGGGCCGAAGCTGTTACCTGCTTCAGCAGGGTAAACCCGTCGTTGACGTGTTATATTTTTACGGGGAGAACAACAATATCACCCAGCTGTGTGCAACGAAACTACCCGACTTGCCGGCGGGCTACGCGTATGACTTTGTGAACGCAACGGCTCTCAAAACGGCCCTGCGCGTTGAGGGAGGAATGATCATGGCAAAGAGCGGCCAGCCGTACCGCCTGCTGGTACTGGACGCATCGGCCCGCTACATGACCCTGCCGACGCTGAAAAAACTGGGCGAACTTGTGAAGGCCGGTATGCACGTAACGGGTACCAAACCCGAGCAGTCGCCGAGCCTGAGCGATAGCCCCGCTGAGTTCACCGCCCTGGTCAACCAGATCTGGAGCCAGCCGACGGTGTCTGCCAAACCCGTCGATGTGGTACTGAGCGGGATGGGGATCGCCAGGGATGTGGATGTCGTGGGGAACGCGGCTGAGGTTCTGTACGTACACCGCCGAACGGCCGGTCAGGATATTTACTGGCTCAACAGCCGCAGCGACGCTCCCAACGAAGCGCGGATCAGCTTCCGGGTGGCGGGTAAGGTGCCGCACCTGTGGAATCCGCAAACGGGTAAAACAGAATCCGTGTCATACCAGGTGAAGGACGGCCACACAATTATCCCGCTCCGGTTCGAGTCGTGGGATGCCTTCTTTATCGTGTTCGACGAGAAAAGCACCGTAGCTGCTTACACCATACCCGCCGTTACGGAATCGGTGGTGGCGCGGCTGGATGATCGCTGGAACGTGAGTTTTCAGGAAGGTCGGGGCGCTCCGCAGGCTGCTACGTTCAGTAAGCTGGCGTCGTGGACAGACAATGCTGAGGCAGGAATCAAGTATTTCTCGGGCACGGCTACCTATGAGCAGTCGGTTGACATACCGGCGGTCAACAAAGGGGCTTCGTATAGGCTGGACCTGGGCGACGTAAAGAATCTGGCCGAAGTGATCGTGAATGGTAAGAACATGGGTATTGTCTGGAAAAAACCGTTCCGTCTGCCCATCACCGACGCGTTGAAAGCCGGTGTCAACACGGTACAGATCAAGGTAACGAACTTATGGGTCAATCGACTGATTGGCGATGCCCAGCCGGGAGTAACGAATAAAATTACGTTTACGACGATCCCGTTCTACCGCGCCAATGCCCCCTTACTGCCCTCGGGTCTGCTAGGCCCCGTTCGGGTGCTGGCCAGTTCGCCCGCTGCGCCAGCAAAGGCAGAAATAACGCAGAAACGCTAG
- a CDS encoding class I SAM-dependent methyltransferase — protein sequence MNPNKALWEKGDFTQIAETMRESGTALVAQLGVTKGLTVLDLGCGDGTTAIPEATLGATVLGVDIASNLVDAGNRRAQAKGLTNCTFQEGDASNLQGLADQSFDLVVSIFGAMFAPRPFDVAREMVRVTKPGGKIVMGNWIPGDPTLVAQILKISSAYTPPPPEGFISPMLWGVESHVIERFESAGVPKENISFVRDTFTFTAPYSPSEFMHRFKQYYGPTMNAFEAAEKNGKTADLEHELDALFNSHNQSATTATTSIPATFLRVTVRR from the coding sequence ATGAATCCAAACAAAGCCTTGTGGGAGAAAGGAGATTTCACCCAAATTGCCGAGACCATGCGGGAGAGCGGTACGGCACTGGTAGCCCAACTGGGGGTTACCAAAGGACTTACGGTGCTCGACCTCGGTTGTGGTGATGGTACGACGGCCATACCGGAAGCAACGCTTGGTGCTACCGTGCTGGGTGTCGACATTGCGAGCAATCTCGTGGACGCGGGCAACCGTCGCGCCCAGGCGAAGGGACTCACCAACTGTACGTTTCAGGAAGGAGATGCCTCTAATTTGCAGGGGTTAGCCGATCAGTCGTTTGATCTAGTTGTCAGCATCTTCGGAGCCATGTTCGCGCCCAGGCCATTTGATGTAGCCCGGGAGATGGTGCGGGTTACGAAACCGGGCGGCAAAATTGTTATGGGCAACTGGATACCGGGTGATCCTACCCTGGTAGCCCAGATCCTGAAGATCAGTTCGGCATACACCCCGCCCCCACCCGAGGGCTTCATCAGTCCCATGCTGTGGGGCGTTGAGAGCCACGTCATTGAGCGGTTTGAAAGCGCCGGAGTACCCAAAGAGAACATTTCGTTTGTGCGGGATACGTTCACGTTCACCGCCCCCTACTCGCCCTCCGAGTTCATGCATCGCTTCAAACAGTACTACGGTCCGACCATGAACGCGTTTGAAGCCGCCGAAAAAAATGGAAAAACGGCGGACCTGGAACACGAGCTGGATGCGTTGTTCAACAGCCACAACCAAAGTGCCACTACGGCGACGACATCCATTCCGGCTACGTTTCTACGGGTAACAGTCAGGCGGTAA
- a CDS encoding Gfo/Idh/MocA family protein: MNRTDFLKTTALAGAALITDPKEVRAFIARKPAQKYRTAVVGAGWWGGNILRCAVQAGESKIVALCDVDTRQLKKAGEELGKLTTDQPKLYRDYREMLTTEKPEIVIVATPDHWHPLIAIAAMQAGAHVYVEKPISHTINEGKAMVKTARQTGRICQVGMHRRISPHNVSGMEFLKSGKAGKIGMARAFVHYGGGAGQPTPDAEAPKEMDWNMWCGPAPLRAYNPTMHPRGWRNYLNYANGTLGDWGIHWLDQILWWTDEKHPRKVYSTGGRAIKQDSTDAPDHQVATFEFEDFTAVWEHRTFGGNNAEKTHPQQAVGVYFYGTEGTFHMGWLDGWTFYPSDSKKPVIHQDAQLDKPDDQNIALLWANFLSSIKTNKLPVCDIEIGHRSTNMALLGMLSMKLGRSVSWDGSQIPNDPEASKLLSRAYRGEWQYPV, translated from the coding sequence ATGAACCGTACTGACTTTTTGAAAACGACCGCGCTCGCCGGAGCCGCCCTGATTACCGATCCGAAGGAAGTCCGGGCGTTTATTGCCCGTAAACCCGCTCAAAAATACCGTACCGCCGTTGTGGGGGCCGGCTGGTGGGGCGGTAACATTCTGCGCTGCGCCGTTCAGGCGGGTGAGTCGAAAATCGTTGCGCTCTGCGACGTTGATACGCGGCAACTCAAAAAGGCCGGTGAAGAACTCGGCAAGCTCACCACTGACCAGCCCAAGCTATACCGAGACTACCGGGAGATGCTGACGACCGAGAAACCCGAAATCGTCATTGTGGCTACCCCCGACCACTGGCACCCACTGATTGCCATTGCCGCCATGCAGGCTGGTGCTCACGTCTACGTTGAAAAGCCGATCAGTCATACCATCAACGAAGGAAAAGCCATGGTGAAGACGGCCCGGCAAACGGGCCGTATCTGTCAGGTTGGGATGCACCGACGGATATCGCCCCATAACGTGTCGGGGATGGAGTTTCTGAAATCGGGTAAAGCGGGCAAGATCGGGATGGCGCGGGCCTTTGTGCACTACGGTGGTGGCGCGGGTCAGCCCACTCCTGACGCGGAAGCGCCGAAAGAAATGGACTGGAACATGTGGTGTGGGCCGGCTCCGCTACGGGCCTACAACCCAACCATGCACCCCCGCGGCTGGCGCAACTACCTGAACTATGCCAATGGAACCCTCGGCGACTGGGGTATTCACTGGCTCGACCAGATCTTGTGGTGGACCGACGAGAAACACCCCCGAAAGGTATACTCAACCGGCGGACGAGCGATCAAGCAGGACAGTACCGATGCGCCCGACCACCAGGTTGCCACCTTCGAGTTTGAAGACTTCACCGCCGTTTGGGAACACCGGACATTTGGCGGCAACAACGCCGAGAAAACGCACCCGCAGCAGGCAGTAGGCGTGTATTTCTACGGTACCGAAGGAACGTTTCACATGGGCTGGCTCGACGGCTGGACGTTCTACCCGTCGGACTCGAAAAAGCCGGTCATTCACCAGGACGCCCAGCTGGACAAGCCCGACGATCAGAATATAGCCCTGCTCTGGGCTAACTTCCTGAGCAGCATCAAGACGAATAAACTGCCCGTCTGCGACATTGAAATCGGCCACCGCTCCACCAATATGGCCCTGCTGGGTATGCTGTCGATGAAGCTGGGCCGTAGTGTGAGCTGGGACGGTAGTCAGATTCCCAACGACCCCGAAGCCAGCAAACTGCTGAGCCGGGCCTATCGCGGAGAGTGGCAGTATCCGGTATAA
- a CDS encoding sugar phosphate isomerase/epimerase family protein gives MPSTHMQNEHQTSRRTFLKGATGLLATVAGLNVVDPQISSGQPTAAFSLPLGVCTSYDKAGLLQRLGYSFVEESVGRFLIPDAADQYEMNRRLLQKTSVPVRSYIYFFPGSLKSVGPDTHHEAILQRADLALGRASACGSKNIVFGSGGSRAIPDGFDRNKAKAQHIDLCRKMAPLAEKHRVTLAVEPLNRGETNFINSLADGVDIIRAVNNPWFRLQCDIYHMLKEAESPDEIVKYGQYITHCHVAEKESRTAPGVKGDDFRPYFRALKQINYRGGLSLECNWNDFDAEITRGIAVVKQQLADV, from the coding sequence ATGCCATCCACTCACATGCAGAACGAACACCAGACATCGAGGAGGACTTTTTTAAAAGGAGCGACCGGTCTGCTGGCCACGGTTGCGGGCCTGAACGTAGTTGACCCGCAGATCAGTTCGGGGCAACCCACGGCAGCGTTTTCGCTGCCGCTGGGCGTCTGCACATCGTATGACAAGGCGGGTTTGTTGCAACGGCTGGGCTACTCGTTCGTGGAGGAAAGCGTGGGACGGTTCCTGATTCCGGACGCAGCCGATCAGTACGAAATGAACCGTCGACTGCTGCAGAAAACCAGCGTTCCCGTTCGCTCATACATCTATTTCTTTCCGGGTAGCCTGAAGTCCGTAGGGCCCGACACGCACCACGAGGCCATTCTACAGCGGGCCGATCTGGCGCTGGGTCGGGCCAGTGCCTGCGGCTCGAAAAATATCGTTTTCGGGAGTGGGGGCTCCCGCGCTATTCCGGACGGATTCGACCGGAACAAAGCCAAAGCCCAGCACATCGACCTGTGTCGGAAGATGGCTCCGCTGGCCGAAAAACATCGGGTTACACTGGCGGTTGAGCCCCTCAACCGGGGCGAAACGAACTTTATCAACAGCCTGGCCGACGGCGTAGACATTATCCGGGCGGTCAATAACCCCTGGTTCAGGCTGCAATGCGATATTTATCACATGCTGAAAGAAGCAGAAAGCCCCGATGAGATCGTGAAATACGGCCAGTACATCACGCACTGCCACGTGGCCGAAAAAGAAAGCCGGACGGCACCGGGCGTAAAGGGGGACGATTTCAGACCCTATTTTCGCGCGTTGAAGCAAATCAACTACCGGGGAGGACTGTCGCTGGAGTGCAACTGGAATGACTTCGACGCTGAAATAACCCGGGGTATTGCCGTGGTGAAGCAGCAGCTGGCCGACGTATAG
- a CDS encoding helix-turn-helix domain-containing protein has product MSSHVPIYQLQSFPHHESNTLFYMTRLEKLVQEFKGIDQPHSHTFYLVMWLSAGSGVHTIDFKTYPIRPNQLYFLTPGQVHSWQLSPDAQGFNLFFEPNFFRNRFGSRLHQYPFYHSHQHLPLLEVTQQPDLFTNLFVHAYQEYEQHQPNRSDVFLSYLHILLESAARLYDQQLTGINSQYFSRIRQFEDLLEKQYVHVRSVAAYADQLGLTPNHLNHICKAVLGKTASQLLHERLLIEAQRLLTHTDQSVKEIGFLLGFEDPSYFVRFFKKHTSQTPNEFRQRPATDR; this is encoded by the coding sequence ATGTCCTCCCACGTACCCATCTACCAGCTCCAGTCTTTCCCGCACCATGAATCGAATACGCTCTTTTACATGACCCGGCTGGAAAAACTGGTGCAGGAATTTAAGGGAATCGACCAGCCTCATTCCCACACCTTTTATCTGGTGATGTGGCTCAGCGCGGGGAGCGGTGTGCACACCATCGATTTTAAAACTTACCCCATTCGTCCGAACCAGCTTTATTTTCTTACACCAGGGCAGGTACACAGCTGGCAGCTGTCGCCCGATGCGCAGGGTTTCAATCTTTTTTTCGAGCCTAATTTTTTCCGCAATCGCTTCGGGAGCCGGCTCCACCAGTACCCTTTTTACCACTCCCATCAGCACCTGCCCCTGCTGGAAGTAACGCAACAGCCGGACCTGTTTACCAACCTGTTCGTCCACGCCTACCAGGAATATGAACAACACCAGCCCAATCGGTCTGACGTCTTCCTGTCTTATCTGCACATTCTCCTCGAATCGGCGGCCCGGCTCTACGATCAGCAACTGACGGGCATCAATTCTCAGTACTTTAGCCGGATACGGCAGTTTGAGGACCTGCTGGAAAAACAATACGTTCACGTCCGGTCAGTAGCGGCTTATGCCGACCAACTGGGGCTTACGCCTAACCACCTCAACCATATCTGCAAGGCGGTGTTGGGGAAAACGGCCAGTCAGCTGCTCCACGAACGCCTGCTGATCGAGGCCCAGCGGTTGCTGACCCACACCGACCAGTCGGTGAAAGAAATCGGGTTTTTGCTGGGATTTGAGGACCCCTCCTATTTTGTGCGTTTTTTTAAGAAGCACACGAGCCAGACGCCAAATGAATTCCGGCAGCGGCCCGCTACAGATCGTTGA
- a CDS encoding DUF983 domain-containing protein, translated as MSANSRLYSILFNKCPRCHQGNFFVSNSAFSRHFDDMHDHCPVCGENFMPEPGFYWASMFISYAFFTAWTLLTFFVAVIWLKIDLDYYLVGLVPTLILLTPFFFRVARRSWLTIFIKPAPNRTYTAIKGKA; from the coding sequence ATGTCCGCCAATAGTCGCTTATACAGTATTCTGTTCAATAAATGCCCCCGTTGCCACCAGGGTAATTTTTTCGTCTCCAACAGTGCATTCAGCCGTCACTTCGACGACATGCACGACCACTGTCCCGTTTGTGGCGAGAACTTCATGCCCGAACCGGGTTTCTACTGGGCATCGATGTTTATCAGCTACGCCTTCTTCACCGCCTGGACTCTCCTGACCTTCTTTGTCGCGGTAATATGGCTGAAGATCGACCTCGATTATTACCTGGTCGGTCTGGTTCCTACGCTCATTTTACTCACGCCCTTCTTTTTCCGGGTAGCCCGTCGCAGCTGGCTGACGATCTTTATCAAACCCGCCCCCAACCGGACGTATACGGCGATCAAAGGGAAAGCGTAA